The genomic interval GTGGCGTCAACCGAGATGGTCTGCGGCCCGTTAAGCGCCGTGGCAAGCGCCGTGGCGGCAGCGGCCCCGGCTTTGGCGACTTTACTTACCGTTCCATCGCTTTTCCTCATGCCGCTGACAGTGTCAAAGGTGCCCAGTTCCGTGAAATAAACAGTCGTGCCGTCCAACACGATGTACTGGGGGTTGTTTAATGCGGCCACGATGAGCGATGTGCAGGCGACGCCGGCACAGGCGGGCCCCGCAATGGGAACCATTCTAACGGCGCCGAGGGTAGAGGCGGTGTTGTTCGTTTCCGTCCAGTAAACGTTGGTTCCGTCTACCGCTATGCCGAAGGGATTGGTTAGCCCGGATGCAAGCGTTGTGGCCGCGCCGCCAGCGAGCGGAGCCTTCTTGACGCTGCCGGTGCTGGCGAGTCCCGTGGCATCCACCCCCTCCGTCCAGTAAACGTTGGCGGCGTCGACCGCGAACTGCGCGGGATACCTCAAGCCGGCGGCAATCGTAGTTTTGGCCGCCAGCGTGGTGGTGGTGAATGTTTTATCATTGCCGTACCACCAGGTGCCGTCGGATGTCTTGATGCCGAACCGGTAGTGATAGGTGGTTCCCGCCGTGAGACCGGAAATGCCGATGGAGGGGGCGATGTTCCCCGGATCGGCGTAAACCAGGCTGGCGGTGTTGGTTCCATAAGCGGCTGTCGTTCCCCACTCAAAGCGCGATTCGGTGGTGGTGCCGGTGGGGTTGGTGAAGCTGCCCACCAGTGTGGCGTAAGTATCGGTTATGTTTATGGCGGAGCCGGTGGCTGGCGCCGATGCGCCCGGAAGCTGCGGCGCGGTGGATACCTCGCTGGAGAGCGCGCTTTCCCCGCCCGCATTCGCCGCCGTCACCGCAAAGTAATAAGCGGTTTTGTTTGTAAGGCCGGTGATGGTATTGGGCGATGCCGCATTGGCTATTTTTGTGCTGGCGGTGGTAACGCCCGCCGCCGTTCCGTAGTAGATGTTATAGGATTCCGCGCCGGTAGCGGCGGTCCAGCTGACAATCACCTGCCCGTCCCCGGCGGTGGCCGTCAGCCCCGTGGGGGCGGATGGGGCCGCCGGACGGATGGGATCAGACGCTCCACAGCCTGAAATTATCGCGCTTAAAAACAAAAACAGCAGATGCTTTTTCACGGTTTTAATCCCTTTAATCCCCTCGAATTCCCGATTGATTATACACGGTTTATTTTTCAAAAAAACCCCATAAAATGGTGCTGTGCCGGGCCGGCGCCAAGCGGGAAAAAGGCATGGACGGGCTTGGATTAACCGGCTACTCGGTTTCGCTTTTCTGAAGCTCGACCCAGCGGGCGTCTTTGGCCAGCAGGTAGTATTTCAACCCGCTTTTCATCACTTTGGCGCTCTGGTTTTCCGCCACATGGTCGGTGAAGGGGAGATTGTCCAACATCCGTTTCGGGATCATGCCGTCGGCGTCGAACGGATTTTTTTCTATGAAAAACGCAAGCTGGCTGGCAAGGGCCAAATAGCTCACCGGCTTGTCTATTATGGTTTGGCGCAACGGCCGGCCGTTAAAACCGCTGCCGATAAGCTTCACTCCCACCGGCACATCGGTAATGGTCGGCAGCGGGATGTCGCGCAGACCCGGAGCCTGGGTGGTGAACCCCCGCAGGGCGATGCCATGCTCCGGCACGAAGATCACGATGACGTTCCGCCCGCTCTTTTCGAGCAGCGTGAAAAACTTTCCGAAATCGTCGAGCATTTTCGACGTGAATTCGTGATACAGCGCCTTCCGGTCGCGCTTGAACCAGTCCCGGTCGGTTGCCCAGTGCGCGCCGTCGTGGAGCGTAACGGTGTTGTAGTACAGCGCGGCGGCCGGCTTGTCCGATTCGCGCCGCGCTTTCCACCACCGCTCCAGAACGCCGTAGTCGTCATACACGGGGCTGTCGTCAAACATTCTCTGGTTCGCCGGAATTCCGGCCAGGTTTATGGGGGCCGTTTTGAGGTGGCCATACTTGGTCAGTTCTTTGGCAAACTCGCCGTACACGCCGTCATGGTTCAGCGCGGCCCACTGCTGAAAGCCGATTCTCTCCAGGACGTTCATGGTGTAGCACTCGCCGGGCATGCCGCCGTAGATGTTGTTGTGCGGAACCTGCCCGCAATTGCCCTTGAGCAGGCGGATCATGGCGGGGCCGCTGTAGGTGGTGACCGAATTGAAATCGGTGTAGAGGTACTGGAACTGCTTAAGGAAGGGGTGATTCTCCAGCCCCACCTCCTTGAGGTCGTCCCATGCCAGCGAACAAACATGGAGGAACACGATATCGAAATTTATATTCCCGCCGTCGGGTTTTTTCATGTTAATGACACGGGTGGCCTCCCCTTCGTAAAACCCCTCGATGCCGGCGTTCATTTCCGCGCTGTCCGGCCGCGCATAGATGTTGAACGGGATAAGGACCATCATGGCCGCTATGGTTACCGGCACCAGCTTGATGTAGTGGTTGGCGATAATGCAGAGCGCGCATAGTCCCGCCGCCGCCACTAACATCCAGCCGTTGTAGTAACGGGAGACAAAATTGAGAATGTATTCTTTTTGCGGCAACCCCTGCTGCTTGACGAAGGCGATAGTGTCCATGAGCGGCGGAAACCATGAATCATGCCAAAGGAGCAGCACGGCCAACGCCAGGTTCAGCAGGCCCCGCGTCCAGCGCGCGGCGGTGTATTTGCCCAACCATCGGGGAAGGGGGAGGAGCAGGAAGAACGCGAACGCGATGTTCCAGGGGATGTCGAGCCGGAGAACACCCTTGTAGTTAAGGATGATCTTTATGATGAAATAAAAACCCCAAATTCCCATTCGGTTATTTTAGCATCTTCCCCTTTGAGCTCAATTCCCTGCTCTCACTTGGGGGGCGCGGGGGACGGAGCGGGGGTGGCCGACTGGTTTATGGAGCGCTTTTCATCGACGTTGACGTGCTTGCCTAAAAAGGATCGTATCTGGATCGCGCCGAACACCAATATTACGGCCAAAATTATGGCGATGGCGAATTTGACGCCTGCCGGCATCCCCTCGTCCTTTGTTTCCGTCTCCGGCTTCGCGGTCTTGTCCGCCTCGGCTTCTTGGGGGTTCCAGAAGGCTTTGTAAATCTTTACCGGCTCCTTTTTCCCTTTTAGGGTGGCCATCTTGATGTAGCGGTTATAAATCTCCGCTTTGTCATCCAGCGCGTGATATGTTTCTTCTGAAAAATAGATTTCGCCGCCGTTGGCCGAGGACTCAAAGCGCGACGCGGTGTTCACCACATCGCCGAAAATGTCATTTTTCTCGAAAATGACCTTGCCGGTATGCAGGCCGATACGCACGATGATCGGCGTCTTGCTGTTGCTGGCGGCGTTGTAGGCGTCGATCCCTTTCTGTATGCCCGCCGCCGCGCGCAATCCCTCCTGGGCCGTGGGGAAGTGGGAAAGGGTGCCGTCGCCGATGGTCTTCACCAGTGTGCCGTTATGCGCCTTGATCGCCGCGAAAACGATCTCGTTGTGCGCTTTGAGGATCATGCGGGTCGCCAGGTCGCCCGCCGCTTCGGCCATGCTGGTGGAGCCTTTCATGTCCGTGAACATGACGGTGAGGATTTTTGTGAATTTTTCCTCGAACTGCGCGTCCAGCTTTTTCCGCTGTTCGAGGAAGTCTTCGATATTCTGGTCTTGTTCCCACGCTTCCGGTTTGTCTTTTTCTTCGGCGGACACCACTCACCCCAAAAAATAAAAAACCCTTTGCCGGCATGGATACACCCGCTTCGCCGGTTACGGCGGAGAGACTGATCTGTTTAAGCCGGTTCCCCATTTCGCAATCCGTTGAACGCTCCCGCACAGATGCAATATAGTTTGCCCGATTTGCGCCTCAAGCGCAACCACTATTGGGGCTGTTATGTTATATAGCTTTACGTTGCATGGCACGGTACGCTCCGGATTCCATCAGAGCGTAAAGCCGCGTCAATCGCCCACTTCCAGCGCTCCGGAGAGCGACAACAGATAGAGCGAGAACGAATAATAGTTCCGCGTCCCTTCGGCGTCCAACGTTTTTCGGCCCTCTTCGGCGAGCTTCACCGCCAGCTCCGGTTTTCCAAAGCGCCGGGCCGCCGCCGCGAAGGTGGCATAGGTTCCGGCGCTGGCCGGGGCGGTCGATACGCTGTTTTTATCGAGGTCGACCCAGCGGGGGATATGTCCGTTGCGCTGATACCAGGCGAACATCCATTCGGTTCCTTTTTCAAACTGGCGGGTTTTTTCCTGCGCCAGATAGAGGATCACCCTGATCGCCTCATAGCCGAACAGGCTCCCTTTCTCCATTAAAATTTCGGAGTTGCCGTCGTACAGCGCCACCCAATCCGGCGGGAGCGGATATTCCCCAAAATACGATTTTGAAATGACGTAAAAACCGTCCCGGTACGCCTTGTCCCAAAATGCGCGGTTGTCGAACACGGCGAAAAGCCGGTAGGCGGGGAACACGATATAGGAAGGGTTGAGAACGATCCTGGCGGGCGTGGCGAAGCCGTAATAGCTTGGGAGGAGCAGCGTTTTATCGCGCCAATTCACGGCCACCTTTGTCCGCAGGTCGGCAACCGTCTTCAGCGCTTCCGTCCGGTATTCTTCGTCGTGCCACCGCTGGTATCCCTTCAGCAGCGCGAAGGCGACAAGGATGTCGCCGTCGGTGGCGCTGTTGTAGTCGATTATTTCCCATGCCCCGTTGGGGCGCTTCCCCCAGAGCCACGCGAAAAGCGCGTCGTGCCGCAACCGGAGGTTGCCTTTGGTCCATCGCCAGATGGCATCAAACGTCTGCCGGTCATTATAGGCAACGGCGAGGAGCAGGCCGAAACCCTGCCCCTCCGAATGGCTGGCCTGATCCTGATGGAAATCGACCACGCGCCCGTCCGGGGTGACGAACTGGGTCTTATACCGTTCCCATAGGGCGTCGGCGGCCAGGACGGCGGGGCTGGCGGCGGCGGTCATCATCAGCGCCGCCAGCATCATCCGGGAAATCCATCGTCCGGCCACCGGCTATCTGCCTTTTTTACGCAGGAACATCTCCCGCAACATATCCCGGAATTGGCGCATCACCGGTCTTCTTTCCACTATTCCCGCTTCGGCGGTCCTCTTAAGCCTGAAGCGGCGGGCCGTTCCCATCACGACAACGGCAACGATGACAAACAGCGCCGCGCCGATTATGTAGTAAAGATACGGGTTGTTGTACACGAGGTATTCCAGCTTGCTGACCTCCCCTTTTTTGCCGGTCAGATACTGCTTGCCGATGCTGATGGCATCCACCCGGTAGTCGGGGGGAGTGAGCGCGATGATAGCGAGGTCTCCCGTCAACTGTCCCTGCACTCCCGCGTCCTGCAACGCTTTGGAGGTTTGCAGCAGGCCGGCGGTGGAGTTGGCCGTCAGCATAACGACGGTGCGGGCCTTTTTAAAAGGGGATTCGAATTCCATCACCACGCCGCTGGCATCGCCCAGCCTGCCGGTTTCTTTCACCATGGCGTACGAGGCCGCCCCCCCTTCCCAGCCGCCCCCCCTGTTCACCGGATAAGGGACTTCAGAGACCGTCCCAAGTTTCAGCGGCGCGGCGCCCATGATATCCGCCGGTATCGAGGCGACATCCCCCATAACCAAAATTTCACCGTGCCACGCGGGCGGCACCGCGTACCCGATTTCGACGCCGAACAGGGGATACCCGTTTTTCTGGGTGAGGGTGCTCATGACGTTAAACGCCGCTTCGATGGTGTTGGCGTCTTTGGACGCCAGCAGAATGAAACTCTCGTAGCCGTCGGGCCAGCGGGTCAGCGGGAAGCCGTTGAGCATGAAAAGCTCCATCTTCGGCATCTCGATCAGGTGCGGCATGGCGGGTATGTAGAACGTGGAGTTGTCGAATATGGTGAGGAAAAAACTTTCGGGCTGTATCAGGTCGCATTGCTGGGCGGCCGGCGTGAGAATCGAGACGAATTGCAGCACGTTCGTTCCCGGCTTGAACAGATAGGTGGGGAGCTCGATCTTGTAGCCGGTGATGGAGTCGCCCGCCTGCTTATCCAGGTTGATGGCGCGCACATGCGTGCCGTTGAGGATGATGTTCAGCGCCGAATCGGGGCGCATCCCGGCGCCGTACGCGAAGTTGAGGTTTATCTTCGCGTATTCGTTCTGCTTTATCATGAAGTCCGGCGGCAGCCGGAAGCCGATCTCGCCGGGGGGCGACTGCATGCCGCGGAAGGTATGCGTCTTGAAATCGAGCGAGCGGAAGCGGTGCTGCTTTTCCACGGTGATGATGTTTTTGCCGCTGTACATGGTGACGTCCGGCAAGCGGAACTCGCGCACGCGCACCTCATCCGACCCCGGGAAGGGGAAATTCATGATGGCCAGCGTTTCCGCCGCCATTTTCAGGTGCTCGATCGTCATGCCGGTCACGACAAAGAGCGCGTGATCCGGATCGGGCGTTATCCGGCCGGCCTCGCTGTGCGGCAGCGGCATCACCTTGATCAGCGGTTCGGTGACGGCGATGTCGGCCTGGTAACGGCCCAACAGCGTTTCCACAAACTCCTTTTTTCCCACAAGCACGTTGTCGCGGCCGGCCACCACATCTTCCGAGATGGTGAATGAAACGGGGCGGTAAACGTATTTCCGCGCGATGCCGGAGGCCACGATGCCGGCGGCGGTGATCGTGTCGGGGGCTGTGTTTTCCAGCACCAGATTGACGGCGTTATCCGTGATGATGCGCGGGTCGAAGGCGAACTCCGCGGCGGCGGCGATGTTCAGGGGCACCGGTTTCAGGTCATAGTCGATTTCGATGGAGGACAGGTCGGTGTTTATATAGGTCCAGAGGTCGGGCGCGCAGGGGGCTTCGCAATTGCCCCTCATGAAGTGTTGCGCCGCCTGGAACATGATTTCGTTGTAATCCGCC from Nitrospinota bacterium carries:
- a CDS encoding cellulose biosynthesis cyclic di-GMP-binding regulatory protein BcsB, whose amino-acid sequence is MLKRLLLLSVFTVFWADAALAEKLTLPLNKIIPLKMIELKCTSGSRAAFLPIPGRWLIKSARLNLHYTNSSNLIKEVSQLAVIVNDSKVAQTKLSPEFPEGTLTVDIPPAILKADYNEIMFQAAQHFMRGNCEAPCAPDLWTYINTDLSSIEIDYDLKPVPLNIAAAAEFAFDPRIITDNAVNLVLENTAPDTITAAGIVASGIARKYVYRPVSFTISEDVVAGRDNVLVGKKEFVETLLGRYQADIAVTEPLIKVMPLPHSEAGRITPDPDHALFVVTGMTIEHLKMAAETLAIMNFPFPGSDEVRVREFRLPDVTMYSGKNIITVEKQHRFRSLDFKTHTFRGMQSPPGEIGFRLPPDFMIKQNEYAKINLNFAYGAGMRPDSALNIILNGTHVRAINLDKQAGDSITGYKIELPTYLFKPGTNVLQFVSILTPAAQQCDLIQPESFFLTIFDNSTFYIPAMPHLIEMPKMELFMLNGFPLTRWPDGYESFILLASKDANTIEAAFNVMSTLTQKNGYPLFGVEIGYAVPPAWHGEILVMGDVASIPADIMGAAPLKLGTVSEVPYPVNRGGGWEGGAASYAMVKETGRLGDASGVVMEFESPFKKARTVVMLTANSTAGLLQTSKALQDAGVQGQLTGDLAIIALTPPDYRVDAISIGKQYLTGKKGEVSKLEYLVYNNPYLYYIIGAALFVIVAVVVMGTARRFRLKRTAEAGIVERRPVMRQFRDMLREMFLRKKGR
- the bcsG gene encoding cellulose biosynthesis protein BcsG, with product MGIWGFYFIIKIILNYKGVLRLDIPWNIAFAFFLLLPLPRWLGKYTAARWTRGLLNLALAVLLLWHDSWFPPLMDTIAFVKQQGLPQKEYILNFVSRYYNGWMLVAAAGLCALCIIANHYIKLVPVTIAAMMVLIPFNIYARPDSAEMNAGIEGFYEGEATRVINMKKPDGGNINFDIVFLHVCSLAWDDLKEVGLENHPFLKQFQYLYTDFNSVTTYSGPAMIRLLKGNCGQVPHNNIYGGMPGECYTMNVLERIGFQQWAALNHDGVYGEFAKELTKYGHLKTAPINLAGIPANQRMFDDSPVYDDYGVLERWWKARRESDKPAAALYYNTVTLHDGAHWATDRDWFKRDRKALYHEFTSKMLDDFGKFFTLLEKSGRNVIVIFVPEHGIALRGFTTQAPGLRDIPLPTITDVPVGVKLIGSGFNGRPLRQTIIDKPVSYLALASQLAFFIEKNPFDADGMIPKRMLDNLPFTDHVAENQSAKVMKSGLKYYLLAKDARWVELQKSETE
- a CDS encoding fibronectin type III domain-containing protein codes for the protein MKKHLLFLFLSAIISGCGASDPIRPAAPSAPTGLTATAGDGQVIVSWTAATGAESYNIYYGTAAGVTTASTKIANAASPNTITGLTNKTAYYFAVTAANAGGESALSSEVSTAPQLPGASAPATGSAINITDTYATLVGSFTNPTGTTTESRFEWGTTAAYGTNTASLVYADPGNIAPSIGISGLTAGTTYHYRFGIKTSDGTWWYGNDKTFTTTTLAAKTTIAAGLRYPAQFAVDAANVYWTEGVDATGLASTGSVKKAPLAGGAATTLASGLTNPFGIAVDGTNVYWTETNNTASTLGAVRMVPIAGPACAGVACTSLIVAALNNPQYIVLDGTTVYFTELGTFDTVSGMRKSDGTVSKVAKAGAAAATALATALNGPQTISVDATNVYWTESANSIGGAGFVKQSPIIPGAPQTLVSGLSGSQNIAADSTDVYFWSGYGTLAKVAIGGGSAAEVTSGMSGTQPLAIDATNVYWTENTNGGTVKKINKANGNVSIIVGLDCTWCAALGITQDSTYVYWMEGDVFNGANWTGVGAIKKVAK
- a CDS encoding adenylate/guanylate cyclase domain-containing protein; translated protein: MSAEEKDKPEAWEQDQNIEDFLEQRKKLDAQFEEKFTKILTVMFTDMKGSTSMAEAAGDLATRMILKAHNEIVFAAIKAHNGTLVKTIGDGTLSHFPTAQEGLRAAAGIQKGIDAYNAASNSKTPIIVRIGLHTGKVIFEKNDIFGDVVNTASRFESSANGGEIYFSEETYHALDDKAEIYNRYIKMATLKGKKEPVKIYKAFWNPQEAEADKTAKPETETKDEGMPAGVKFAIAIILAVILVFGAIQIRSFLGKHVNVDEKRSINQSATPAPSPAPPK